In Blautia sp. SC05B48, a single genomic region encodes these proteins:
- a CDS encoding sodium-dependent transporter, with translation MKEREQLGSRLGFILISAGCAIGIGNVWKFPYMAGQGGGGAFVLFYLIFLAILGLPVMTMEFSVGRASQKSPVKAYYALEKPGQKWHIHGYITLIGCYLLMMFYTTVTGWMLNYFYMTATGKFQGLDSEGIAGKFTDMLGQPVTMGFWMIVVVIAGVFVCSRGLQNGLEKVTKIMMISLLIIMVVLAVNSFTMEGAKEGLKFYLIPDFERMKEIGIISTITGAMNQAFFTLSLGIGAMAIFGSYIGKDHALLGESVNIALLDTFVAITSGLIIFPACFTFNVDQTSGPSLIFITLPNIFNHIPLGRLWGSLFFIFMSFAAFSTILAVFENIISCGMELTGWSRKKSSLVNAIAIILLSLPCVLGYNVWSWDWLKVFGGAILDLEDFLVSNILLPLGSLVYLLFCVSKRGWGWENFTEEANTGKGMKIRKWMRGYITYVLPLIILFIFFFGLYDKFFS, from the coding sequence ATGAAAGAGAGAGAGCAACTGGGATCCCGTCTGGGATTCATTCTGATTTCTGCCGGCTGTGCCATCGGAATCGGAAATGTGTGGAAGTTCCCTTATATGGCCGGACAGGGCGGCGGCGGTGCATTTGTACTGTTTTACCTGATCTTTCTGGCAATCCTGGGTCTTCCTGTTATGACTATGGAATTTTCTGTTGGACGTGCCAGCCAGAAGAGCCCTGTCAAAGCCTACTATGCACTGGAAAAACCCGGCCAGAAATGGCACATCCACGGATACATCACTTTGATCGGCTGCTACCTTCTGATGATGTTCTACACTACTGTTACCGGCTGGATGCTGAATTACTTCTATATGACTGCCACCGGCAAATTCCAGGGACTTGATTCTGAGGGTATTGCCGGAAAATTTACAGACATGCTGGGGCAGCCTGTTACCATGGGCTTCTGGATGATCGTTGTTGTTATCGCAGGTGTTTTTGTCTGCTCCCGTGGTCTTCAGAATGGGCTTGAAAAAGTTACCAAGATCATGATGATCTCCCTTCTGATCATTATGGTGGTTCTGGCTGTCAACAGTTTCACTATGGAAGGTGCAAAAGAAGGACTGAAGTTTTATCTGATCCCGGATTTTGAACGCATGAAGGAGATCGGTATCATTTCCACCATCACCGGTGCCATGAACCAGGCATTTTTTACTCTTAGTCTTGGTATCGGCGCAATGGCTATCTTCGGAAGCTACATCGGAAAAGATCACGCACTGCTTGGGGAATCCGTGAACATTGCGCTTCTGGATACTTTTGTTGCGATCACCTCCGGACTTATTATTTTCCCAGCATGTTTCACATTCAATGTTGACCAGACTTCCGGACCGAGCCTGATCTTCATCACACTGCCGAATATTTTCAACCACATTCCGCTTGGAAGACTGTGGGGAAGCCTGTTCTTCATCTTTATGTCATTTGCAGCTTTCTCTACCATCCTGGCTGTATTTGAAAATATTATTTCCTGCGGTATGGAGCTTACCGGCTGGAGCCGAAAAAAATCCAGTCTTGTAAATGCCATCGCCATCATCCTTCTGTCTCTGCCATGCGTACTTGGATACAATGTATGGTCCTGGGACTGGCTCAAGGTATTCGGCGGCGCAATTCTCGACCTTGAAGATTTTCTGGTAAGCAACATTCTGCTCCCGCTTGGTTCTCTTGTATACCTGCTTTTCTGTGTTTCCAAACGGGGCTGGGGCTGGGAAAACTTCACAGAAGAAGCCAA
- a CDS encoding response regulator produces the protein MKTLVIIDDEIFFRKSLINFLEKQNIYNIAGEANNGQAGIQLIENVKPDIALVDISMPVMSGLDMIAALGTDCHTRFILSTGYEDFDYAQKAISLQVRGYLLKPLDHRELMETLQKVSDEIDQENSRNSYVNNYFQFRDLYTRQMQLNFFQKVISGTTISPDDLKKIPVHKTSGYLTILMEIHSANPEIWDEKGDFSLLHTILENICREILQPVCKELIYIDYSQMRQYIIMEKSSDFSFADLEQSCLRLAGIYDNIAQISTFFCCGTPHEGVEGIRYSYEEALSVFHNRTASSSGFLYFTPQSHSADFTLKPLVYDDILIFLRQQNSPALCKYIDEYFNDIITKKIHIRQTWSVTAAFLTVLDGFITECSQRETLFPLLENALNTYQNCQSALQLKQLLQSTCKAVLDSLADEKNPRKSALVSQVQEYICLNFNQTDLRLETIASHFFVNPQHLSAVFSQESGVTLTSYINVCRMKKARQFLLEDSPSIQNVASLCGFSDSGYFSKCFRKYYGISPKNFVSLTEKNSYPGSIGI, from the coding sequence TTGAAAACACTCGTAATTATTGACGATGAAATTTTTTTCAGAAAATCTCTGATCAATTTTCTTGAAAAACAAAACATTTACAACATTGCAGGGGAAGCTAATAACGGACAGGCCGGAATCCAGCTTATTGAAAATGTCAAACCCGATATTGCCCTTGTGGATATATCCATGCCGGTTATGAGCGGTCTGGATATGATTGCAGCTCTTGGAACAGACTGTCATACCAGGTTCATCCTTTCCACAGGATACGAAGATTTTGACTATGCCCAAAAAGCCATCTCTCTTCAGGTCCGCGGATACCTCCTGAAGCCACTGGATCACCGGGAGCTTATGGAGACACTCCAGAAAGTAAGTGACGAGATCGATCAGGAAAATTCCAGAAACAGTTATGTGAATAATTATTTTCAGTTCCGCGATCTGTATACACGACAAATGCAGCTTAATTTCTTCCAGAAAGTGATCAGTGGAACAACCATTTCTCCGGATGATCTGAAAAAAATTCCGGTTCATAAAACTTCCGGTTATCTTACTATTCTTATGGAGATCCACAGTGCCAATCCGGAAATATGGGATGAAAAAGGTGATTTTTCTCTGCTCCACACCATCCTGGAAAATATATGCAGAGAAATCTTACAGCCTGTGTGCAAAGAGCTTATTTACATTGACTATTCTCAGATGAGACAGTATATCATCATGGAAAAAAGCTCTGATTTTTCTTTTGCCGATCTGGAACAATCCTGTCTCAGACTTGCCGGGATATATGATAATATTGCACAGATTTCCACTTTTTTCTGCTGCGGAACACCTCATGAAGGCGTGGAAGGAATCCGTTATTCCTATGAAGAGGCTCTTTCTGTTTTTCATAACAGAACTGCGTCTTCTTCCGGATTTCTTTATTTCACGCCCCAGTCCCATTCCGCTGATTTTACATTAAAGCCTCTGGTTTATGATGATATCCTGATCTTTCTGCGCCAGCAAAATTCACCGGCTCTCTGTAAATATATTGATGAATATTTCAACGATATCATCACAAAAAAAATCCATATCCGGCAGACCTGGAGTGTAACTGCTGCTTTTCTTACTGTACTTGACGGTTTTATCACGGAGTGCAGTCAGCGTGAAACACTTTTTCCTCTTCTGGAAAACGCCCTGAATACTTACCAGAACTGCCAGAGTGCCCTGCAATTAAAACAACTGCTCCAGTCTACCTGCAAAGCAGTTCTGGATTCCCTTGCTGATGAAAAAAATCCGCGGAAGTCAGCTCTTGTGTCCCAGGTTCAGGAATATATCTGTCTGAATTTTAATCAGACGGATCTTCGTCTTGAAACTATTGCTTCCCATTTTTTTGTCAATCCCCAGCATCTCTCTGCTGTATTCAGTCAGGAATCCGGAGTTACACTTACCTCTTATATCAATGTCTGCCGCATGAAAAAAGCCAGACAGTTTCTTCTGGAAGACAGCCCTTCCATTCAAAATGTAGCTTCTTTATGCGGATTTTCTGATTCCGGATATTTCAGCAAATGTTTCCGGAAATATTACGGAATCTCTCCAAAAAACTTTGTATCCCTGACTGAAAAGAACAGTTATCCAGGTTCTATCGGCATATGA
- a CDS encoding sensor histidine kinase — MIENLKKKAFQLFLGISLKRRLFITYLLLSSLILMLTSVFFYTASKKVLIKRAALSSQQQLSLITSNLGEKIDHISNYAITLSINSNIADVLKENPTVPENTLEHFLVNSELTDQAQRIIGLHKNIYAWDILDTENHWFHSSTTETDQLDSILGSEILDSLQTNLAFQFLGPFQISGEPTFVALKSITNIDNTKYLGALVLLIRETNISSAFRDLPDSSSRDFYITDENGQILSSSSSRGIYKDFSSYTKISSENYKTLTETDRQFFSVDGTNTLFICKSYPDLNWNVINLIPLESLPLDHMVILHNILLISIVVFILSVFFSILCTGTVTAPIQRLVEKMKSASAGKLNISASYSSNDELAVLYNQFNLMMQKIQTLLNDIYEEQNAKQKMEIRLLQSQINPHFLYNTLNTIKSLIELDMNDTAVKAVSAMSSFYRNSLSKGQFIIPLRQELLLTEQYLYIQNLRYMDFVDYEIIYEPSWEDHGAEIPKLTIQPVVENIFVHGLTSQICHIHLNVSIRNGTICISVSDNGSGIPPEKLAELNRSIRDFKTARHSFGLPSINHRIALLYGENYGLTIESSPEKGTTVTIVIPDKKSD; from the coding sequence ATGATAGAAAATCTGAAAAAAAAGGCGTTTCAATTATTTTTAGGAATCAGTCTGAAACGCAGGCTTTTTATTACATATCTGCTGCTCAGTTCTCTGATACTTATGCTTACTTCCGTGTTTTTTTATACTGCATCCAAAAAAGTACTGATCAAGCGTGCCGCACTTTCCAGCCAGCAACAGCTATCCCTGATCACCAGCAACCTTGGAGAAAAGATCGATCATATATCAAACTATGCCATCACTCTTTCCATCAACAGCAATATCGCCGATGTTTTAAAAGAAAATCCCACAGTTCCCGAAAACACACTGGAACATTTTCTGGTAAATTCCGAACTTACAGACCAGGCTCAGCGTATCATCGGACTTCACAAAAACATCTATGCCTGGGATATCCTGGATACGGAAAACCACTGGTTTCACAGCAGTACCACAGAAACAGATCAGCTTGATTCCATTTTAGGTTCTGAAATCCTTGACAGCCTTCAGACTAATCTGGCCTTTCAGTTTCTCGGGCCCTTCCAGATAAGCGGAGAACCAACCTTTGTAGCCTTAAAAAGTATTACAAACATTGATAACACCAAATATCTGGGCGCCCTGGTCCTTCTGATCAGGGAAACAAATATTTCCTCTGCATTCCGCGATCTTCCGGACAGCTCTTCCAGGGATTTCTATATTACTGATGAAAACGGACAGATACTTTCCTCGTCTTCATCCAGAGGTATTTATAAAGACTTCTCATCCTACACAAAAATCAGTTCAGAGAATTATAAAACCCTGACAGAAACCGACAGGCAGTTTTTTTCCGTAGACGGCACTAACACTCTTTTTATCTGCAAATCCTATCCTGACCTGAACTGGAATGTTATCAACCTGATTCCTCTGGAAAGCCTGCCTCTGGATCATATGGTGATCCTGCACAATATTCTTCTGATCAGCATTGTAGTGTTCATTTTATCTGTATTTTTTTCCATATTATGTACAGGTACTGTCACCGCACCTATACAGAGACTTGTAGAAAAAATGAAATCTGCGTCTGCCGGAAAGCTGAATATTTCTGCCAGTTACTCTTCAAATGATGAACTTGCAGTTCTCTATAACCAGTTTAACCTTATGATGCAGAAGATCCAGACATTACTTAACGATATCTATGAGGAACAAAATGCCAAACAGAAAATGGAAATACGTCTTTTACAGTCCCAGATCAATCCCCATTTTCTTTATAATACTTTAAACACCATCAAGTCTCTCATAGAACTTGACATGAATGATACCGCAGTAAAAGCAGTGTCTGCCATGTCATCTTTCTACAGAAACTCTCTTTCAAAGGGACAGTTTATCATTCCTCTGCGCCAGGAGCTGCTTCTTACAGAACAGTATCTTTATATCCAGAATCTGCGGTATATGGATTTTGTTGATTACGAGATCATCTATGAGCCGTCCTGGGAGGATCATGGGGCAGAGATACCCAAGCTGACCATACAGCCTGTTGTGGAAAATATTTTTGTCCACGGACTTACCAGCCAGATATGCCATATTCACTTAAATGTTTCTATCAGAAATGGTACCATCTGTATTTCTGTTTCTGATAATGGTTCCGGTATCCCGCCGGAAAAACTTGCCGAACTTAACCGTTCTATCAGAGACTTCAAAACTGCCCGACATTCTTTCGGGCTTCCAAGTATCAACCACAGGATTGCTCTTCTCTACGGTGAGAATTACGGACTCACCATCGAAAGTTCACCTGAAAAGGGAACCACTGTAACCATAGTAATACCTGACAAAAAATCTGATTGA
- a CDS encoding ABC transporter substrate-binding protein has product MKLKKVMAATLATMMCLSSFSMMNVWADKKEDSEPLVINYISARGETDAALKTLKKLAEDYKKDHPDFEFNVESIADRETYLQKIKILASSNELPDWFDADPEAFFEGLCKKDLIYSVDDLYDELGIKDKFFDIALNYPKLSDGSNYLMTWQGNVEYFWYHKDMFEKAGITETPQTLEDLLDVCKKLKDAGMTPISAGNYDMIMRYPAFKAFRLEGNDFIDNARMGKEKFNSETGIATAQYTQDIAQYFSEGWTSSDTTAQMDLFLNNGAAMLYTGTWDTPDLVDDEGNLKDDISMFKLPVDSEGTATGENDYYANCGIGTAILKDSMSDEMKDFISYVWDNFADTAMYEFNMLPSMMPSDPEKLPELTQQILSDLENCGTFAQCWDVRLDPSTNEVYRKELASLGMGESTPEEFCENMDKAVEQYASDYFDTEE; this is encoded by the coding sequence ATGAAATTAAAAAAAGTGATGGCTGCTACACTTGCCACAATGATGTGTCTCTCTTCATTCAGCATGATGAATGTGTGGGCAGATAAAAAAGAGGATTCCGAACCACTTGTGATCAATTATATCAGTGCCAGAGGCGAAACAGATGCAGCGTTAAAAACATTGAAGAAGCTTGCAGAAGATTACAAAAAAGATCACCCGGATTTTGAATTCAATGTAGAGTCTATTGCAGACAGAGAAACATATCTTCAGAAGATCAAGATCCTTGCATCCAGCAATGAGTTGCCGGACTGGTTTGATGCAGATCCGGAGGCATTTTTTGAAGGCCTTTGCAAAAAAGATCTGATCTACAGTGTGGATGACCTTTATGATGAACTGGGTATCAAAGACAAGTTCTTTGATATTGCACTGAATTATCCGAAACTCAGCGACGGAAGCAATTACCTTATGACCTGGCAGGGAAATGTAGAGTATTTCTGGTATCACAAAGACATGTTTGAAAAAGCCGGAATTACTGAAACACCCCAGACACTGGAAGATCTCCTGGATGTGTGCAAGAAGCTGAAAGATGCGGGAATGACCCCGATATCCGCAGGAAATTACGACATGATCATGCGTTATCCGGCATTTAAGGCTTTCAGACTGGAAGGAAATGACTTCATTGACAATGCAAGAATGGGAAAAGAAAAATTTAATTCTGAGACAGGTATCGCAACAGCCCAGTATACACAGGATATAGCCCAGTATTTCAGTGAAGGATGGACAAGTTCAGATACTACCGCGCAGATGGATCTGTTTCTGAACAATGGTGCGGCAATGTTATACACCGGAACATGGGATACACCGGATCTTGTAGATGATGAGGGAAATCTTAAAGATGACATTTCCATGTTCAAGCTTCCTGTAGACAGCGAGGGAACCGCTACGGGAGAAAATGATTACTATGCGAATTGTGGAATCGGAACTGCCATTCTCAAGGATTCCATGAGTGATGAGATGAAAGATTTCATCAGTTATGTATGGGATAATTTTGCTGATACGGCAATGTATGAGTTCAATATGCTTCCATCCATGATGCCAAGTGACCCGGAGAAGCTGCCGGAGCTTACACAGCAGATTTTAAGCGATCTTGAGAACTGCGGCACTTTTGCCCAGTGCTGGGATGTTCGTCTGGATCCTTCTACAAACGAGGTTTACAGAAAAGAGCTGGCAAGCCTTGGAATGGGAGAATCAACACCTGAAGAGTTCTGTGAAAACATGGACAAAGCTGTAGAACAGTATGCATCTGATTATTTTGACACTGAAGAATAA
- a CDS encoding carbohydrate ABC transporter permease, protein MKPRNKIQPLPFVLPALIVYILTVIIPILWSMGYSLFSWNGIGDMKFIGLENYVRMFQDETFREAVVNNLKFVVLGSLFQLCAGLILAILLTHISKGGNILRVIYFIPCIISSMAICQIFSKMLSVQPQGLVCYVMEKLGMEPIALLANSHTALITITLIDGYKYCGLYMIIFYSAFVSISKDVIEASTMDGCNVFQQYRYIKLPLVKNIFSIVIVMLVNGCLKTFDVFYILDNKSRSTEMVATYMYKTAFNSADFGYGSTLSVFLVIECLVAVGIIQKCLGSAKGDGSE, encoded by the coding sequence ATGAAGCCCAGAAATAAAATCCAGCCTTTACCATTTGTTCTTCCTGCACTGATCGTATATATTCTTACTGTTATCATCCCAATTCTGTGGTCAATGGGTTACAGCCTTTTTTCCTGGAATGGAATCGGTGATATGAAGTTTATCGGACTGGAAAATTATGTGAGGATGTTTCAGGATGAGACATTTCGTGAGGCTGTTGTAAATAATCTTAAATTTGTTGTACTGGGAAGTCTGTTCCAGTTATGTGCAGGACTGATCCTGGCGATTTTGCTTACACATATTTCCAAGGGTGGAAATATTCTGCGGGTTATTTATTTTATTCCATGTATCATTTCATCTATGGCGATCTGCCAGATTTTTTCCAAAATGCTTTCTGTCCAGCCCCAGGGTCTGGTTTGCTATGTGATGGAAAAACTGGGAATGGAACCTATCGCTTTGCTGGCAAATTCCCATACAGCGCTGATAACCATAACCCTGATCGATGGATATAAATACTGTGGTCTGTACATGATCATTTTTTATTCCGCATTTGTATCCATATCAAAGGATGTGATCGAGGCATCTACAATGGATGGCTGCAATGTTTTTCAACAGTATCGTTACATAAAGCTTCCACTGGTGAAAAATATATTCAGCATTGTCATTGTAATGCTTGTAAATGGTTGTCTGAAAACCTTTGATGTATTCTATATTCTTGACAATAAATCCAGATCAACAGAGATGGTGGCAACTTATATGTATAAAACCGCTTTTAATTCGGCTGACTTTGGCTATGGAAGTACATTGTCCGTTTTTCTGGTCATTGAATGTCTGGTAGCAGTAGGGATTATACAGAAATGCCTGGGATCGGCGAAAGGAGATGGGTCAGAATGA
- a CDS encoding carbohydrate ABC transporter permease has product MIKSRKNIPIRAVFYVVILIFVMIQVYPIFWVICSSLKTPDEMTYTAQYALPSGFYLGNYISALTISSIPRYFLNSTVVAVLTLLGIVVLGCPVAFVISKVKVKYANALMAFFLFGMMVPIFSCLVPMFQIYNRIGLRNTYWALVLPQIGFGLPMCIYLYTGFFKFMPDSLLEAAVIDGATMGTTFRKIVVPMAKNTTMTVLTYNFVFVWNEFTYANTFISSSDMKTLPIGLNDFVGQFGRVDWGSTFAAIVISILPTLIVYFILNRNIIEGMAAGAVKS; this is encoded by the coding sequence ATGATAAAATCAAGAAAAAATATACCTATTCGTGCTGTGTTCTATGTAGTGATCCTTATTTTTGTCATGATACAGGTCTACCCTATTTTCTGGGTTATCTGCTCCAGTCTGAAAACACCGGATGAAATGACATATACTGCACAGTATGCCCTGCCATCAGGATTTTATCTTGGAAACTATATCAGCGCACTGACGATCTCATCCATTCCAAGATATTTTCTTAACAGTACGGTTGTGGCAGTTCTCACACTTCTTGGCATCGTAGTCCTGGGATGCCCGGTTGCATTTGTGATCAGTAAGGTAAAGGTAAAATATGCCAATGCACTGATGGCATTTTTCCTGTTTGGAATGATGGTGCCTATTTTTTCCTGCCTTGTACCCATGTTCCAGATTTATAACAGGATCGGACTGAGAAATACATACTGGGCACTGGTGCTTCCGCAGATCGGGTTCGGACTTCCAATGTGTATCTATCTTTACACCGGATTTTTTAAATTTATGCCGGATTCTCTTCTGGAAGCGGCAGTTATTGACGGTGCCACAATGGGAACCACATTCCGCAAGATCGTGGTACCTATGGCTAAAAATACTACAATGACAGTTCTTACATACAATTTTGTTTTTGTATGGAATGAATTTACCTATGCCAATACGTTTATCTCATCTTCTGATATGAAAACTCTTCCAATTGGCCTGAATGACTTTGTGGGGCAGTTCGGAAGAGTGGACTGGGGAAGTACATTTGCGGCGATCGTAATATCGATCCTGCCTACACTGATCGTGTATTTTATTCTTAACAGGAACATAATCGAAGGTATGGCTGCAGGTGCGGTCAAGAGTTAG
- a CDS encoding glycoside hydrolase family 2 protein, translated as METRIELKQGWKILQDVHDTGEKIGLYAAREADTSVGSQVSEWEELEELKHLQLIYARQPYFGRELRYFNQAPWWYKTEFEVPDQKVTDAVLKFTNVDYYGKVWLNGEFLGEHEGYSAPFSFNVKDKLVFGKKNYLIVKVSSPWDDEVELDAQDSRTTLVKRNMVKGTYEHSDTFIQRDVNPVGIYGKVELILTEEGVLEDQTDLKYELDPDGKKADVYVETEARGLKSGETYDFNVKIREKESGLIKAEKTVQIMAEKAETGFKCELKVEDVRLWSTWDHGYPWMYQAELTLSRGKDILSSRTTNFAFRDIQIERNEKITRFWLNNRKLYIRGTSYFPDCYISAMTRERYLRDLLNVKAAGFNLVRVHVHTEQEVFYDLCDELGIAVLQDSEYNWTHPSTDEWAQRFADVYRENVKLLKHHPSLICWIIMNEPGCVDPDGNVRRRFMEENPGPALYREVQKMDPGRPIIKGSFCEDDPLSGDSHNYLGSLSGGEYADIYEQTEKLNTEYGFDAPGSSENLKTVPAVYYRLEKLVDDIPKIQEYQYKLLKYYTEHYRIQKYEPCSGYVQFMFIDLCPQSFYGLYDWWGIPKKGLQAILESNAPVGVFAKHKDHLDSLYIVNDTDGALGECELTWIITETLNGELVEKGSVKAEVPADSRVMVKTFEKEYGKGEKWNLTLILSDNSGKCMAKNTYQDICTLLSRVDGHPDRMSHEFGMRLYWA; from the coding sequence ATGGAAACAAGGATTGAATTGAAACAAGGATGGAAAATTTTGCAGGATGTTCATGATACAGGGGAAAAGATCGGGCTTTATGCTGCCAGGGAAGCAGATACTTCCGTAGGTTCCCAGGTGTCTGAATGGGAGGAACTGGAGGAACTGAAACATCTGCAGCTTATCTATGCCAGACAGCCATATTTCGGGCGTGAACTGAGATATTTCAATCAGGCACCCTGGTGGTACAAAACAGAGTTTGAAGTTCCGGATCAGAAAGTTACGGATGCTGTCCTTAAATTTACCAATGTGGATTATTATGGAAAAGTATGGCTTAACGGAGAATTTCTTGGAGAGCATGAAGGATATTCCGCTCCATTTTCCTTTAATGTAAAAGATAAGCTTGTTTTTGGAAAGAAAAATTATCTCATTGTAAAGGTAAGTTCTCCATGGGATGATGAGGTGGAGCTGGATGCACAGGATTCCAGAACCACCCTGGTAAAAAGAAATATGGTAAAAGGTACCTATGAACATTCTGATACATTTATCCAGAGAGATGTAAATCCTGTAGGAATCTACGGAAAAGTGGAGCTGATCCTGACAGAAGAAGGTGTTCTGGAAGATCAGACAGATCTGAAGTATGAACTGGATCCAGATGGAAAGAAAGCAGACGTATATGTGGAAACTGAAGCGCGAGGTCTGAAATCCGGGGAGACATATGATTTTAATGTAAAGATCCGGGAAAAAGAGTCCGGTCTTATAAAGGCAGAAAAAACTGTTCAGATAATGGCAGAGAAAGCAGAGACAGGCTTTAAATGTGAGCTTAAAGTGGAAGATGTCAGACTGTGGTCCACATGGGATCATGGTTATCCCTGGATGTATCAGGCAGAACTTACGTTAAGCAGGGGAAAAGACATACTGAGCAGCAGAACAACGAATTTTGCTTTCCGGGACATTCAGATTGAGCGTAATGAAAAAATAACAAGATTCTGGCTTAATAACAGGAAGCTGTATATAAGAGGAACCTCTTATTTTCCGGATTGTTATATTTCCGCAATGACAAGGGAACGGTACCTGAGAGATCTTCTTAATGTAAAGGCGGCAGGTTTTAACCTGGTACGAGTACATGTCCACACAGAGCAGGAAGTTTTTTATGATCTGTGTGACGAGCTGGGAATTGCAGTTCTTCAGGATTCGGAGTACAACTGGACGCATCCTTCAACAGATGAATGGGCGCAGAGATTTGCAGATGTTTACAGAGAAAATGTGAAACTTCTGAAGCATCATCCGTCTCTGATCTGCTGGATCATTATGAATGAACCGGGATGTGTTGATCCGGATGGAAATGTGAGAAGGAGATTTATGGAGGAAAATCCGGGACCTGCTCTGTATAGGGAGGTACAGAAGATGGATCCGGGCAGACCGATCATCAAGGGTTCTTTCTGCGAAGATGATCCGCTTAGCGGGGACAGCCACAATTATCTGGGTTCTTTAAGCGGTGGAGAATATGCAGATATTTATGAGCAGACAGAAAAGCTGAATACAGAGTACGGATTTGATGCACCGGGCAGCAGTGAAAATCTGAAAACTGTTCCGGCGGTATATTATCGTCTGGAAAAACTGGTGGATGATATCCCGAAGATCCAGGAATATCAGTATAAGCTTCTGAAATATTATACAGAGCATTACAGGATCCAGAAATATGAACCTTGCTCAGGATATGTACAGTTTATGTTTATCGACCTGTGTCCTCAGAGCTTCTACGGTTTATATGACTGGTGGGGAATTCCCAAAAAGGGTCTTCAGGCTATACTGGAAAGCAACGCACCAGTGGGTGTTTTTGCAAAGCACAAAGATCATCTGGACAGTCTGTATATTGTAAATGATACAGATGGAGCTCTGGGAGAGTGTGAACTTACATGGATCATTACAGAAACATTGAACGGAGAACTGGTGGAAAAGGGAAGTGTTAAAGCAGAAGTTCCGGCAGACAGCCGTGTCATGGTAAAAACCTTTGAGAAAGAATACGGAAAAGGCGAGAAGTGGAACCTTACACTAATTCTTTCTGATAATAGCGGTAAATGTATGGCAAAGAATACCTATCAGGATATCTGTACTTTGCTTTCAAGAGTTGATGGGCATCCGGACCGTATGAGCCATGAGTTTGGAATGAGACTCTACTGGGCCTGA
- a CDS encoding helix-turn-helix transcriptional regulator, producing MHLKLTEAKRLLPSTDMTLDDIAWHLGFSNGNYFSKVFKKNCQMSPSEYRNVQL from the coding sequence ATGCATTTGAAGCTCACCGAGGCGAAACGGCTTCTGCCGTCTACGGATATGACTCTCGACGACATTGCCTGGCATCTTGGTTTCAGCAATGGAAATTACTTCAGCAAGGTTTTTAAAAAGAACTGTCAGATGTCTCCCAGTGAATACCGGAACGTACAGCTATAG
- a CDS encoding response regulator yields MRANSDLLEADNAEDGLKIILKEHPDIIITDMKMPVMDGIQLLKKLEELHIDSKISVISGFSDFKYTRLAIQAGVIDYILNPALRSPVG; encoded by the coding sequence ATCCGAGCAAACAGTGATCTTCTGGAAGCAGATAATGCCGAAGATGGCCTGAAGATCATTCTCAAAGAGCATCCTGACATTATTATCACAGATATGAAAATGCCCGTCATGGACGGAATACAGCTCTTAAAAAAGTTGGAAGAACTTCACATCGACAGCAAAATCAGTGTGATCAGCGGATTCAGCGATTTCAAATATACAAGACTTGCGATCCAGGCCGGTGTTATTGATTACATACTGAACCCTGCTCTGCGTTCACCAGTAGGGTAA
- a CDS encoding MGH1-like glycoside hydrolase domain-containing protein — MLGFIPWCFELPDKGYEEAWEQIVNPEGFASPCGPTTAEQRHPRYADYECLWNGPS, encoded by the coding sequence TTGCTCGGATTTATCCCATGGTGTTTTGAACTTCCGGATAAGGGATATGAAGAAGCTTGGGAGCAGATTGTGAATCCGGAAGGTTTTGCCTCCCCCTGTGGCCCTACAACTGCGGAACAGAGACATCCACGGTACGCAGATTATGAATGTCTGTGGAACGGTCCATCCTAG